A window of the Pristiophorus japonicus isolate sPriJap1 chromosome 13, sPriJap1.hap1, whole genome shotgun sequence genome harbors these coding sequences:
- the LOC139278602 gene encoding microsomal glutathione S-transferase 1-like has translation MSELINSEVFLAYSTYTTIVLLKMMIMGPLTGYFRMTRKVFSNPEDARAHGGKDEETMKKYLRVDQDVERVRRCHQNDLENIVPFIGIGLLYAFTKPNLGMALLHFRIFAGSRIFHSIAYLVPFPQPSRGLSWIVGMGVTFSMAYRVLKAGMHF, from the exons ATGTCGGAGTTGATTAACAGCGAGGTTTTCCTCGCTTATTCGACCTACACCACCATCGTGCTGCTGAAGATGATGATCATGGGACCCCTGACGGGCTATTTCAGGATGACTCGGAAG GTGTTTTCCAATCCTGAAGATGCTCGGGCACATGGTGGCAAGGATGAAGAGACCATGAAAAAATATCTGAGGGTTGATCAAGACGTGGAGCGTGTGAGAAG ATGTCATCAGAATGACCTGGAGAACATTGTTCCATTCATCGGCATTGGCCTGTTGTACGCCTTCACTAAACCCAACCTGGGCATGGCTTTACTGCACTTTAGAATCTTTGCTGGTTCCAGGATTTTCCACAGCATTGCGTATCTGGTTCCCTTTCCCCAGCCATCGCGAGGCTTGAGCTGGATTGTTGGTATGGGGGTGACCTTCTCGATGGCTTATCGAGTGCTGAAGGCAGGAATGCACTTTTGA